From a single Solenopsis invicta isolate M01_SB chromosome 6, UNIL_Sinv_3.0, whole genome shotgun sequence genomic region:
- the LOC105200514 gene encoding cleavage stimulation factor subunit 2 isoform X3 translates to MSNSTISDQSLMDKSMRSVFVGNIPYEATEENLKDIFSEVGPVLSFKLVFDRETGKPKGYGFCEYKDQETALSAMRNLNGYEIGGRTLRVDNACTEKSRMEMQSLLQGQNTENPYGEAVQSDKAPEAISKAVASLPPEQMFELMKQMKLCVQNNPNEARQMLLQNPQLAYALLQAQVVMRIVDPHTAVSMLHKANPIPSVLTPSEKPIPQVQPRIEEPWAPRPPPPVNAPAPIFAGQDIDLRLDRQIDPRVARMDQDLRGSPQTQPAPVSAPSVMPATADPRGANAFNITDNILPVEGIESFYRDPRSDRFNRDSRELRDSRIPIDPRITKSNPTPVAPPIVPRPVAAPTVPASSVVTNNTTGSSATVLSQPASSATTRLVAGMSPAGNIPSGASDQEKAALIMQVLQLSDEQIAMLPPEQRQSILVLKEQIAKSTQR, encoded by the exons ATGAGTAATTCAACTATTTCGGATCAATCGCTGATGGACAAGTCGATGCGAAGTGTCTTCG TCGGGAATATCCCGTACGAGGCTACGGAAGAGAATCTGAAGGATATCTTCAGCGAGGTTGGACCTGTGCTTTCGTTTAA ATTAGTATTTGATCGCGAGACGGGTAAGCCCAAAGGATATGGCTTCTGTGAATATAAAGATCAGGAAACAGCTCTAAGTGCCATGAGAAATTTAAATGGATATGAGATTGGTGGACGAACTTTACGCGTGGACAATGCTTGCACAGAGAAAAGTCGTATGGAGATGCAAAGTCTACTACAGGGACAGAATACAGAGAATCCTTATGGAGAAGCCGTTCAGTCGGATAAGGCGCCAGAGGCAATAAGCAAAGCCGTGGCGTCTCTGCCACCGGAGCAGATGTTCGAACTGATGAAACAGATGAAACTCTGTGTGCAAAACAATCCGAACGAGGCGCGTCAGATGCTTCTGCAGAATCCACAGCTGGCGTACGCCCTGCTTCAAGCACAAGTGGTCATGAGGATAGTGGATCCACATACAGCTGTCAGTATGTTGCACAAGGCCAATCCCATTCCGAGTGTATTAACGCCGTCCGAGAAGCCGATCCCGCAGGTACAGCCGCGAATCGAGGAACCATGGGCGCCACGACCTCCGCCACCTGTCAATGCTCCAGCGCCCATTTTCGCAG GTCAGGACATAGATCTCCGACTAGACAGACAGATAGATCCGCGTGTAGCTAGAATGGATCAGGACTTGAGAGGATCGCCACAAACGCAGCCCGCGCCGGTTAGTGCGCCCTCGGTGATGCCGGCTACTGCCGATCCAAGAGGGGCAAACGCGTTTAATATTACGGACAA CATTCTTCCTGTGGAAGGAATCGAGAG TTTCTATCGCGATCCGAGGTCTGATAGATTCAACAGAGATTCGAGAGAACTTAGAGATTCCCGGATACCCATCGATCCTAGGATTACCAAATCTAATc CGACTCCAGTTGCGCCGCCGATCGTTCCGAGACCGGTTGCTGCACCAACTGTGCCAGCATCAAGTGTTGTAACTAACAATACAACTGGCTCCTCTGCAACCGTGCTTTCGCAGCCCGCAAGTTCTGCAACTACGAGACTAGTGGCCGGAATGTCTCCAGCGGGAAATATTCCCAGCGGCGCATCTGATCAGGAAAAG gcGGCTTTAATAATGCAAGTGTTGCAATTGTCAGACGAGCAAATTGCAATGCTTCCGCCTGAGCAGAGACAAAGTATCCTAGTACTAAAGGAACAGATTGCGAAGAGTACACAACGTTAG
- the LOC105200514 gene encoding cleavage stimulation factor subunit 2 isoform X2, which translates to MSNSTISDQSLMDKSMRSVFVGNIPYEATEENLKDIFSEVGPVLSFKLVFDRETGKPKGYGFCEYKDQETALSAMRNLNGYEIGGRTLRVDNACTEKSRMEMQSLLQGQNTENPYGEAVQSDKAPEAISKAVASLPPEQMFELMKQMKLCVQNNPNEARQMLLQNPQLAYALLQAQVVMRIVDPHTAVSMLHKANPIPSVLTPSEKPIPQVQPRIEEPWAPRPPPPVNAPAPIFAGQDVDLRLNRQINPRVAMDQDSRGSLDKEFKFDIQSVKTGQDIDLRLDRQIDPRVARMDQDLRGSPQTQPAPVSAPSVMPATADPRGANAFNITDNFYRDPRSDRFNRDSRELRDSRIPIDPRITKSNPTPVAPPIVPRPVAAPTVPASSVVTNNTTGSSATVLSQPASSATTRLVAGMSPAGNIPSGASDQEKAALIMQVLQLSDEQIAMLPPEQRQSILVLKEQIAKSTQR; encoded by the exons ATGAGTAATTCAACTATTTCGGATCAATCGCTGATGGACAAGTCGATGCGAAGTGTCTTCG TCGGGAATATCCCGTACGAGGCTACGGAAGAGAATCTGAAGGATATCTTCAGCGAGGTTGGACCTGTGCTTTCGTTTAA ATTAGTATTTGATCGCGAGACGGGTAAGCCCAAAGGATATGGCTTCTGTGAATATAAAGATCAGGAAACAGCTCTAAGTGCCATGAGAAATTTAAATGGATATGAGATTGGTGGACGAACTTTACGCGTGGACAATGCTTGCACAGAGAAAAGTCGTATGGAGATGCAAAGTCTACTACAGGGACAGAATACAGAGAATCCTTATGGAGAAGCCGTTCAGTCGGATAAGGCGCCAGAGGCAATAAGCAAAGCCGTGGCGTCTCTGCCACCGGAGCAGATGTTCGAACTGATGAAACAGATGAAACTCTGTGTGCAAAACAATCCGAACGAGGCGCGTCAGATGCTTCTGCAGAATCCACAGCTGGCGTACGCCCTGCTTCAAGCACAAGTGGTCATGAGGATAGTGGATCCACATACAGCTGTCAGTATGTTGCACAAGGCCAATCCCATTCCGAGTGTATTAACGCCGTCCGAGAAGCCGATCCCGCAGGTACAGCCGCGAATCGAGGAACCATGGGCGCCACGACCTCCGCCACCTGTCAATGCTCCAGCGCCCATTTTCGCAG GTCAGGACGTAGATCTTCGACTGAACAGACAGATAAATCCGCGTGTAGCTATGGATCAAGATTCGAGAGGATCACTGGACAAGgaatttaaatttgacattCAATCCGTAAAAACAGGTCAGGACATAGATCTCCGACTAGACAGACAGATAGATCCGCGTGTAGCTAGAATGGATCAGGACTTGAGAGGATCGCCACAAACGCAGCCCGCGCCGGTTAGTGCGCCCTCGGTGATGCCGGCTACTGCCGATCCAAGAGGGGCAAACGCGTTTAATATTACGGACAA TTTCTATCGCGATCCGAGGTCTGATAGATTCAACAGAGATTCGAGAGAACTTAGAGATTCCCGGATACCCATCGATCCTAGGATTACCAAATCTAATc CGACTCCAGTTGCGCCGCCGATCGTTCCGAGACCGGTTGCTGCACCAACTGTGCCAGCATCAAGTGTTGTAACTAACAATACAACTGGCTCCTCTGCAACCGTGCTTTCGCAGCCCGCAAGTTCTGCAACTACGAGACTAGTGGCCGGAATGTCTCCAGCGGGAAATATTCCCAGCGGCGCATCTGATCAGGAAAAG gcGGCTTTAATAATGCAAGTGTTGCAATTGTCAGACGAGCAAATTGCAATGCTTCCGCCTGAGCAGAGACAAAGTATCCTAGTACTAAAGGAACAGATTGCGAAGAGTACACAACGTTAG
- the LOC105200514 gene encoding cleavage stimulation factor subunit 2 isoform X1 encodes MSNSTISDQSLMDKSMRSVFVGNIPYEATEENLKDIFSEVGPVLSFKLVFDRETGKPKGYGFCEYKDQETALSAMRNLNGYEIGGRTLRVDNACTEKSRMEMQSLLQGQNTENPYGEAVQSDKAPEAISKAVASLPPEQMFELMKQMKLCVQNNPNEARQMLLQNPQLAYALLQAQVVMRIVDPHTAVSMLHKANPIPSVLTPSEKPIPQVQPRIEEPWAPRPPPPVNAPAPIFAGQDVDLRLNRQINPRVAMDQDSRGSLDKEFKFDIQSVKTGQDIDLRLDRQIDPRVARMDQDLRGSPQTQPAPVSAPSVMPATADPRGANAFNITDNILPVEGIESFYRDPRSDRFNRDSRELRDSRIPIDPRITKSNPTPVAPPIVPRPVAAPTVPASSVVTNNTTGSSATVLSQPASSATTRLVAGMSPAGNIPSGASDQEKAALIMQVLQLSDEQIAMLPPEQRQSILVLKEQIAKSTQR; translated from the exons ATGAGTAATTCAACTATTTCGGATCAATCGCTGATGGACAAGTCGATGCGAAGTGTCTTCG TCGGGAATATCCCGTACGAGGCTACGGAAGAGAATCTGAAGGATATCTTCAGCGAGGTTGGACCTGTGCTTTCGTTTAA ATTAGTATTTGATCGCGAGACGGGTAAGCCCAAAGGATATGGCTTCTGTGAATATAAAGATCAGGAAACAGCTCTAAGTGCCATGAGAAATTTAAATGGATATGAGATTGGTGGACGAACTTTACGCGTGGACAATGCTTGCACAGAGAAAAGTCGTATGGAGATGCAAAGTCTACTACAGGGACAGAATACAGAGAATCCTTATGGAGAAGCCGTTCAGTCGGATAAGGCGCCAGAGGCAATAAGCAAAGCCGTGGCGTCTCTGCCACCGGAGCAGATGTTCGAACTGATGAAACAGATGAAACTCTGTGTGCAAAACAATCCGAACGAGGCGCGTCAGATGCTTCTGCAGAATCCACAGCTGGCGTACGCCCTGCTTCAAGCACAAGTGGTCATGAGGATAGTGGATCCACATACAGCTGTCAGTATGTTGCACAAGGCCAATCCCATTCCGAGTGTATTAACGCCGTCCGAGAAGCCGATCCCGCAGGTACAGCCGCGAATCGAGGAACCATGGGCGCCACGACCTCCGCCACCTGTCAATGCTCCAGCGCCCATTTTCGCAG GTCAGGACGTAGATCTTCGACTGAACAGACAGATAAATCCGCGTGTAGCTATGGATCAAGATTCGAGAGGATCACTGGACAAGgaatttaaatttgacattCAATCCGTAAAAACAGGTCAGGACATAGATCTCCGACTAGACAGACAGATAGATCCGCGTGTAGCTAGAATGGATCAGGACTTGAGAGGATCGCCACAAACGCAGCCCGCGCCGGTTAGTGCGCCCTCGGTGATGCCGGCTACTGCCGATCCAAGAGGGGCAAACGCGTTTAATATTACGGACAA CATTCTTCCTGTGGAAGGAATCGAGAG TTTCTATCGCGATCCGAGGTCTGATAGATTCAACAGAGATTCGAGAGAACTTAGAGATTCCCGGATACCCATCGATCCTAGGATTACCAAATCTAATc CGACTCCAGTTGCGCCGCCGATCGTTCCGAGACCGGTTGCTGCACCAACTGTGCCAGCATCAAGTGTTGTAACTAACAATACAACTGGCTCCTCTGCAACCGTGCTTTCGCAGCCCGCAAGTTCTGCAACTACGAGACTAGTGGCCGGAATGTCTCCAGCGGGAAATATTCCCAGCGGCGCATCTGATCAGGAAAAG gcGGCTTTAATAATGCAAGTGTTGCAATTGTCAGACGAGCAAATTGCAATGCTTCCGCCTGAGCAGAGACAAAGTATCCTAGTACTAAAGGAACAGATTGCGAAGAGTACACAACGTTAG